A genomic region of Runella rosea contains the following coding sequences:
- a CDS encoding ComF family protein, protein MPPKLQFALFWRDVLDLFYPNLCSSCKAQLVGNEECICTKCRANLPRTQSHLMKIPALAEKFAGKVPVENVYSFLKFEKGGGVQRMLHQLKYGKRPEVGKVLGQIYGHELLQAGEGHSFDWVLPIPLHPRKLAQRGYNQSDQFAAGLSASLGIPWSGEILKRGKFTETQTHKTRFERFENVSGIFEITQPEKIHTRRIALVDDIVTTGSTLESAIIELRKNGAKEVSVITIAAAY, encoded by the coding sequence ATGCCTCCAAAACTGCAATTTGCCCTTTTCTGGCGCGACGTACTTGATTTGTTTTATCCAAATCTGTGTAGCTCTTGTAAGGCGCAATTGGTAGGTAATGAGGAGTGTATCTGCACTAAATGCCGGGCAAATTTACCCCGTACGCAGTCTCATTTGATGAAGATTCCTGCACTAGCAGAAAAATTTGCGGGGAAAGTACCCGTGGAAAATGTTTACTCCTTTTTGAAGTTTGAAAAAGGAGGCGGAGTACAACGGATGCTACATCAACTCAAGTACGGCAAACGCCCCGAAGTGGGAAAGGTGCTGGGACAAATCTATGGGCATGAACTTTTGCAAGCGGGCGAGGGGCATTCTTTTGATTGGGTGCTTCCCATCCCTCTTCATCCCCGAAAATTGGCGCAGCGGGGCTATAATCAAAGCGACCAATTTGCGGCGGGCCTTTCGGCAAGTTTAGGAATTCCGTGGTCGGGTGAAATTTTGAAACGGGGCAAATTCACGGAGACTCAAACGCATAAAACCCGCTTCGAACGATTTGAGAATGTGTCGGGCATTTTTGAAATCACACAGCCCGAAAAAATCCATACCCGACGCATTGCCTTGGTAGACGATATCGTTACGACGGGTTCAACGTTGGAGTCGGCAATCATTGAATTGCGCAAAAACGGCGCGAAGGAAGTATCGGTCATAACAATCGCGGCGGCGTATTAG
- a CDS encoding SUMF1/EgtB/PvdO family nonheme iron enzyme codes for MVKFSMKAAIWVLAATVLFSACKSKHPSSLNPGKKSTATNSDFASKNGKKSKKKKGAADSQESDGFVVLPYKSQVVGPNLVFIEGGRFTMGALEEDVMSTHDNRERTVSVQSFYMDETEIANLHYLEYLHYTQRDSSAEVYAKALPDTTVWYDPLSFNDSYVTYYFRHPGFRMYPVVGISWIQANDYSTWRTNFVNSNLAKQANGKSKKGSPMKRSKKKGQAAAESEALMASSPSARPAVESGYVLPNYRLPTEAEWEYASKAMIGTQYADENQSNQRIYPWDGSSLRNPRGKNKGQMLANFKRARGDYAGIAGKSNDGAIITEEIYKYPPNDFGLYNMAGNVNEWVYDVYRPLSFMDFKDLNPLRRDGFLDDEKRYDAKNSNSVVNDKLRVYKGGSWNDVAYWLSPGTRRFLSQDSSTATIGFRCAMISTGRNK; via the coding sequence ATGGTCAAATTCAGTATGAAAGCGGCGATTTGGGTACTGGCAGCCACGGTGCTGTTTAGTGCTTGTAAGTCAAAACATCCTTCCAGCCTTAATCCAGGTAAAAAAAGTACGGCTACAAACTCCGACTTTGCCTCTAAGAATGGAAAGAAAAGTAAAAAGAAGAAAGGTGCGGCAGATTCGCAGGAATCAGACGGTTTTGTGGTATTACCTTACAAGTCACAAGTAGTAGGACCCAACCTTGTCTTTATTGAAGGCGGTCGTTTTACGATGGGGGCATTGGAAGAAGATGTGATGAGTACGCACGATAACCGCGAGCGTACTGTGAGTGTGCAGTCATTTTATATGGACGAAACAGAAATTGCCAATTTGCACTATTTGGAGTATTTGCACTATACACAACGCGACTCGTCGGCAGAAGTATATGCAAAAGCGTTGCCTGATACCACGGTTTGGTACGATCCATTGTCTTTCAATGATTCATACGTAACCTATTATTTCCGTCACCCAGGCTTCCGTATGTACCCTGTAGTAGGTATTTCATGGATTCAGGCCAACGATTATTCTACGTGGCGGACCAATTTTGTGAACAGCAACTTGGCTAAACAAGCCAACGGCAAAAGCAAGAAAGGCTCTCCTATGAAGCGTAGCAAGAAAAAAGGACAAGCTGCTGCCGAATCAGAGGCATTGATGGCAAGTTCACCTTCAGCACGCCCTGCGGTAGAAAGCGGCTATGTTTTACCTAATTATCGCCTGCCAACAGAAGCCGAATGGGAATATGCATCTAAAGCCATGATTGGTACGCAGTATGCCGATGAAAACCAATCCAATCAGCGGATTTATCCTTGGGATGGCTCATCATTGCGCAATCCTCGCGGTAAAAACAAAGGTCAAATGTTGGCCAACTTCAAACGGGCGCGCGGTGATTACGCGGGTATTGCTGGTAAATCAAACGATGGTGCCATCATTACCGAAGAAATTTACAAGTATCCGCCAAATGATTTCGGCTTGTACAACATGGCTGGTAACGTAAACGAGTGGGTATACGACGTCTATCGTCCACTTTCGTTCATGGACTTCAAAGATTTGAACCCACTGCGTCGAGATGGTTTTCTTGATGACGAAAAACGCTACGATGCCAAAAATAGCAACTCAGTCGTCAATGATAAGTTGCGGGTTTATAAAGGCGGCTCTTGGAATGACGTAGCCTATTGGCTTTCACCAGGTACGCGTCGTTTCTTATCGCAGGATTCATCTACTGCAACCATCGGTTTCCGTTGCGCAATGATTTCAACGGGAAGAAATAAATAG
- a CDS encoding WD40/YVTN/BNR-like repeat-containing protein, which translates to MLNFTAKITLVYALFIAFCSAQAQEVRIQVLQQGKTFKDSSFYDIVPVGNRFWIGGKYGTLKSSDSLGNLTDVSYPNLHVDIYKIDRFDAQNLIACADQGVIYKHNLLAKTWEVIKVKGYEKACFYNMAVVNDSTAFVCGGNTAIAHSQKTIPLGFILKSTDRGRTWRKVYSNAFKMVWCVKYNPHNQQVYALMYTPNRTHLYTLENDRWQRKQKVGNSIFHEIQFENATDFVAMGGWIGKKGRIYRNTQKKVINDAGLIWGRVSNHKYDLYTACDGQIVLDNKTGNYKRFGIKLNDQFSIYEAIFTSDHTALAIGSAQTLLHITVVDSDLTASHAQ; encoded by the coding sequence TTGTTGAACTTTACCGCCAAAATAACGCTCGTCTATGCCCTTTTTATTGCTTTTTGCAGCGCCCAAGCGCAGGAAGTACGTATTCAGGTGTTACAACAAGGCAAAACGTTTAAAGACTCTTCCTTTTATGACATAGTTCCCGTAGGAAATCGTTTCTGGATTGGGGGCAAGTATGGCACCTTAAAATCTAGTGATTCTCTCGGCAATCTCACGGATGTTTCCTACCCAAACCTTCACGTTGATATTTATAAAATTGACCGTTTTGATGCTCAAAACTTAATTGCCTGCGCCGATCAAGGCGTTATTTATAAGCACAATCTTCTGGCCAAGACTTGGGAAGTCATCAAGGTAAAAGGGTACGAAAAAGCCTGTTTCTACAACATGGCTGTAGTAAATGACTCCACGGCGTTTGTATGCGGGGGAAATACCGCCATTGCCCATTCTCAAAAAACCATTCCCCTGGGTTTTATTCTAAAGTCTACCGACCGGGGTCGTACGTGGCGAAAAGTGTACAGCAATGCGTTCAAAATGGTCTGGTGCGTCAAGTACAACCCTCATAATCAGCAGGTTTATGCGCTTATGTACACCCCCAACCGCACCCACCTGTACACACTCGAAAATGACCGCTGGCAACGAAAACAAAAAGTAGGAAACAGTATATTTCACGAAATACAGTTTGAGAATGCCACCGATTTTGTAGCAATGGGCGGTTGGATTGGTAAGAAAGGACGCATTTATCGCAACACTCAAAAAAAGGTTATCAACGATGCTGGCTTGATTTGGGGACGGGTTTCCAACCACAAATACGACCTCTATACCGCCTGTGACGGACAAATCGTTTTGGACAATAAAACGGGGAATTATAAGCGATTCGGGATAAAGCTCAACGACCAATTTAGTATATATGAAGCTATTTTCACCTCCGACCATACCGCGCTGGCCATCGGAAGTGCGCAAACGCTGCTACACATCACCGTAGTTGATTCTGATTTGACGGCTAGTCACGCCCAGTGA
- the ruvC gene encoding crossover junction endodeoxyribonuclease RuvC encodes MQQNLSNQPTEKIILGVDPGTRIAGYAIIRIIEHRIELLQYGVLKLDKYNSHELKLKKIFERITQLIEEFLPDEMAIEDPFYGKNPQSMLKLGRAQGVAMAAALNRSIPIVEYSPKTVKMSVTGSGSASKEQVAYMLESILKQKLEAQYLDATDAVAIAICHHYHANALPSAASKKKGAKKGGWSAFVSENPNRIK; translated from the coding sequence ATGCAACAAAACCTATCAAATCAGCCAACTGAAAAAATCATTTTGGGCGTCGACCCTGGCACCCGCATTGCGGGCTACGCGATCATCCGCATCATCGAACATCGCATTGAACTCCTACAATACGGCGTGTTAAAACTTGACAAATATAACAGCCACGAACTGAAACTGAAGAAAATCTTTGAACGCATCACGCAGTTAATCGAAGAGTTTTTGCCCGATGAAATGGCCATAGAAGACCCTTTTTACGGAAAAAACCCCCAATCCATGCTTAAACTCGGTCGCGCACAGGGGGTTGCGATGGCCGCCGCCCTCAATCGCAGCATTCCGATTGTGGAATATTCGCCCAAAACCGTAAAAATGTCGGTCACGGGTAGCGGAAGCGCCTCTAAAGAGCAAGTCGCTTATATGCTCGAAAGCATTCTCAAACAAAAATTGGAAGCCCAATACCTAGATGCTACCGATGCTGTGGCCATTGCTATTTGTCATCATTATCACGCCAATGCGCTTCCCTCGGCCGCCTCCAAAAAGAAAGGAGCAAAAAAAGGTGGCTGGTCAGCGTTTGTCAGCGAAAACCCCAACCGAATCAAATAG
- a CDS encoding lysylphosphatidylglycerol synthase transmembrane domain-containing protein, protein MQSNTRSWFSRWYSLKKIGWVFKWLLLVAMLSYLYVTIREKGQSLQDVLQLLRERLTANHLTELAMVILLTPLNWACESRKWQLLAQKIENISFLQSLKGVLSGLALGFIMPNNVGDAAGRVLSLQSHQRLTGVGAALLSNGLQFYVSLFFGTLGWGFFIGQHSTLQNWPQLTLLGVLIVTLVFGIWLIISRKNAERYLERFKWFRWIEPYVDVIAQYDLVEIRRAFRWAVLRYGVFTLQFDLLLSIFDVSLPILTALACIFLVFFAKTLIPALNFLGDLGIREASSLYFFSFYNIAPAQVVAVTLTLWCINILLPVLVGAFWTLKMKWWRE, encoded by the coding sequence ATGCAAAGTAACACCCGTTCGTGGTTTTCTCGGTGGTATTCTCTCAAAAAAATCGGATGGGTTTTCAAATGGCTACTATTGGTAGCTATGCTTTCTTACCTGTACGTGACGATTCGGGAAAAAGGCCAAAGTTTACAGGATGTCCTTCAATTACTGCGGGAGCGGCTTACCGCCAATCATTTAACTGAGCTGGCGATGGTGATTTTGTTAACCCCTCTCAATTGGGCCTGCGAAAGTAGAAAGTGGCAATTGTTGGCCCAAAAGATTGAGAATATCAGTTTTCTACAATCGCTGAAAGGTGTTCTGTCGGGATTGGCGTTAGGGTTTATCATGCCCAACAACGTAGGTGATGCCGCAGGACGGGTGCTGTCGCTTCAAAGCCATCAGCGCCTGACTGGAGTAGGAGCGGCGCTGCTATCCAATGGCCTACAATTTTATGTATCATTATTTTTTGGAACACTTGGATGGGGATTCTTCATTGGGCAGCATTCCACACTGCAAAACTGGCCGCAGCTAACACTGCTAGGGGTATTAATAGTTACCTTGGTTTTTGGTATTTGGTTGATTATAAGTAGAAAAAATGCTGAGCGTTACTTGGAGCGTTTCAAATGGTTTCGGTGGATTGAACCCTACGTAGACGTGATTGCTCAATACGATTTGGTTGAAATTCGTCGGGCTTTTCGTTGGGCTGTACTTCGTTATGGGGTATTTACCCTTCAGTTTGATTTGTTGCTCTCGATTTTTGACGTCTCACTGCCCATTTTGACGGCGCTTGCCTGTATTTTTTTGGTATTTTTTGCCAAAACCCTCATTCCAGCGCTCAATTTTTTGGGCGATTTGGGCATCCGAGAAGCGTCCTCATTGTACTTTTTTAGCTTTTATAACATTGCCCCCGCCCAGGTGGTGGCCGTAACGCTAACCTTATGGTGCATTAATATTTTGCTTCCAGTGTTGGTGGGCGCGTTTTGGACGTTGAAGATGAAGTGGTGGCGGGAGTGA
- a CDS encoding glycosyltransferase, whose protein sequence is MMYGVFFIFFLYAAACLWLCVQWIRIPQRHSETISVPNDFKLSVIIPVRNEERNIGVLLNDLQQQTLDKRHIEVIVVNDASTDATEAIVRAFEKEQFLDLKLISLNDVAVMSPKKRAITVALKIASGQLIVTTDGDCRVGAKWLETIVQTYLLTNAKFISGPVTFLDEKNSFDIFQTIEFASLIGTGACLLEAKHPTMCNGANLAYQRAAFDEVGGYEGVDQIASGDDEFLLQKIHQRYPGSAYFVKNGAAIVRTQPQENWRTFYRQRIRWAGKWAVNRRPATMIVAVFVFIVNALTIVLVAKALGEEMRDFGMNTILILKFLPEFLFLSLIISFLKKRTFVWYIPLVQLFYPFYVLFFGLAAQQREYEWKGRRLR, encoded by the coding sequence ATGATGTATGGCGTCTTTTTTATTTTTTTTCTTTATGCGGCGGCTTGCCTGTGGCTCTGTGTACAGTGGATACGTATTCCTCAACGACATTCTGAAACAATTTCCGTTCCAAACGATTTTAAATTATCAGTCATTATTCCTGTTCGCAACGAAGAACGGAACATTGGCGTATTGTTGAATGACTTGCAGCAACAGACGTTGGATAAGCGGCATATTGAAGTAATCGTCGTGAATGATGCTTCTACCGATGCAACTGAAGCGATTGTTCGGGCGTTTGAAAAAGAACAATTTTTAGATTTAAAGCTTATTTCTTTAAATGATGTTGCGGTAATGTCACCAAAAAAACGGGCGATAACCGTGGCATTGAAAATAGCCTCTGGCCAATTGATTGTCACTACCGACGGCGACTGTCGGGTGGGAGCGAAGTGGTTGGAGACGATTGTTCAGACCTATCTGCTAACCAACGCCAAGTTTATCAGTGGCCCTGTAACTTTTTTGGATGAAAAAAATAGTTTTGATATTTTTCAGACCATTGAATTTGCCAGCTTGATAGGTACGGGTGCCTGTTTGCTAGAAGCGAAGCACCCCACGATGTGCAATGGCGCCAATCTTGCGTATCAACGGGCGGCATTTGACGAAGTCGGCGGGTATGAAGGAGTAGACCAGATAGCGTCGGGAGATGATGAGTTTTTACTCCAAAAAATCCATCAGCGGTATCCTGGAAGTGCGTATTTTGTGAAAAATGGAGCGGCCATTGTTCGTACTCAACCGCAGGAAAATTGGCGGACTTTTTATCGGCAACGGATTCGCTGGGCGGGTAAGTGGGCCGTGAATCGTAGGCCAGCAACGATGATTGTGGCCGTTTTTGTGTTTATTGTCAATGCTTTGACGATTGTGTTAGTGGCCAAAGCATTGGGAGAAGAAATGAGGGATTTTGGGATGAATACAATTTTAATACTTAAATTTCTTCCTGAATTTCTATTTTTAAGTTTGATTATCAGTTTCTTGAAGAAACGTACCTTTGTTTGGTATATTCCTTTAGTGCAACTTTTTTATCCTTTTTATGTGTTGTTTTTTGGACTGGCGGCCCAACAGAGAGAGTATGAATGGAAGGGGAGGAGATTGCGTTAA
- a CDS encoding polysaccharide deacetylase family protein yields the protein MIPLFVHKSPRLLKAFYTPFVWNISTDENIIYLTFDDGPIPDVTEWVLEQLERFNAKATFFCIGDNVLKYPDIFSQLVVNGHSIGNHTQNHLNGWKTDDSTYWQNVAQCQKILPVKTNLFRPPYGRIKLSQAKPLLNNYHIVMWEVLTGDFEKYLSPEHCLEKTLKHTQAGSIVVMHDSLKAWRNMSYVLPRFLEHFSALGYRFEALPQQVSVEFKLGEAMKVY from the coding sequence ATGATTCCATTGTTTGTTCACAAATCACCCCGCCTGCTCAAGGCTTTCTACACACCTTTTGTGTGGAATATTTCGACGGACGAAAACATTATATATCTTACCTTCGATGACGGTCCCATCCCCGACGTGACAGAGTGGGTTTTGGAACAATTGGAGCGCTTTAATGCCAAGGCCACCTTTTTTTGTATTGGCGATAATGTGCTGAAATACCCTGATATTTTTTCGCAATTGGTTGTCAATGGACACAGCATTGGCAATCATACGCAAAATCACCTCAATGGTTGGAAAACCGACGACTCAACCTATTGGCAAAACGTGGCCCAATGTCAAAAGATCTTGCCCGTAAAAACAAACTTGTTTCGACCTCCATACGGTCGTATTAAGCTGAGTCAAGCTAAGCCGCTCCTCAATAATTATCACATTGTGATGTGGGAAGTATTAACGGGCGACTTTGAAAAATACCTCTCTCCCGAGCATTGCCTCGAAAAAACGCTGAAACACACGCAGGCGGGTTCTATCGTAGTCATGCACGACAGCCTCAAAGCATGGCGTAACATGAGTTATGTGCTGCCCCGGTTTCTTGAACATTTTTCAGCTTTGGGCTACCGTTTTGAAGCATTACCTCAGCAGGTTTCGGTAGAATTCAAGCTGGGCGAGGCCATGAAAGTCTACTGA
- a CDS encoding DUF3267 domain-containing protein: protein MKPTVEQLHDANSYELIDSFHVDEMGKFLMQELGIKQPDNQPTKPKLNAKSLLFFAVFAGIGGVVGWSIGKFIPKSEGGLDSFATQFGLAFLCFFIVLLPIHEAIHGLFFKLIGAQKVGFGWSMKSLIVYAYAQKFVMTLRENALVAAMPFVVITISLTVLWFIFPQWQFFWGSALFLHTFACMGDFILIRYFYKNRTSRMYTYDDIEEKNYSYFFREKSNQAV from the coding sequence ATGAAACCCACCGTAGAACAACTGCACGATGCAAACTCTTATGAATTGATTGACTCTTTCCACGTGGATGAAATGGGGAAATTTCTGATGCAAGAATTAGGGATAAAACAGCCTGATAATCAACCCACAAAACCCAAATTAAACGCCAAATCGTTGCTTTTTTTCGCAGTGTTTGCTGGCATTGGGGGCGTTGTGGGCTGGTCAATCGGAAAATTCATTCCAAAATCTGAAGGTGGATTAGATTCCTTTGCCACCCAATTCGGTCTCGCGTTCCTGTGTTTTTTTATTGTTTTACTCCCCATCCACGAAGCCATTCACGGGTTATTCTTTAAGCTGATTGGTGCCCAAAAAGTAGGTTTTGGGTGGTCAATGAAAAGCCTGATTGTGTACGCCTACGCTCAAAAATTTGTCATGACCCTCCGCGAAAATGCATTGGTGGCCGCCATGCCTTTTGTGGTCATTACAATTTCGCTCACCGTTTTATGGTTTATTTTTCCGCAATGGCAGTTTTTTTGGGGAAGCGCCCTATTCCTGCATACTTTCGCTTGCATGGGCGATTTTATCCTGATTCGTTATTTTTACAAAAACCGTACCTCACGGATGTACACTTATGATGATATAGAGGAGAAGAATTATTCGTACTTTTTTCGTGAAAAATCAAATCAAGCCGTCTGA
- a CDS encoding GMC oxidoreductase encodes MYLNTDVQKNNTYDAIVIGSGISGGWAAKELTEKGLRTLMLERGRDVKHVVDYPTTMSAPWEMTHRGRLPLELAERVPIQRKTGPAANEYGNHFFVKDDEHPYTQIKPFDWTRGYQVGGKSLMWARWVQRWNEDNFEENAREGIGVDWPIRYKDLAPWYSYVERFIGVSGNKDGIKSLPDGEFLPPFELNCLEKHFQKTVANKYNDRHFIISRTANLSKPSAIHTALGRAACQSRNWCSRGCPYGAYFSTQSSTLPAAIKTGKLTLRPFSIVHSIIYDEKKGKATGVRVIDTNTLEMTEFYARIIFVNAATINSTAILMNSTSGRFPNGLGNDSGALGRYLMDHNYRIRVSGIYEGPEFNDSYYFGRRPAGSYVPRFRNLGNDRQKDFVRGYAYACGAGRQGWERCNGTESFGADFKESMTKPGPWTFSMTGMGEMLPHVDNKIELDPDKKDKWGMPTLKIDCQWHENEDKMVLDALSQAQEMMHNAGIKVTAAFDNHQAPGLAIHEMGTARMGRDPKTSVLNGFNQVHACKNVFVTDGASMASSACQNPSLTYMALTARAADHAVKEMKKMNL; translated from the coding sequence ATGTACCTCAATACCGACGTTCAGAAAAATAATACCTACGACGCCATCGTCATTGGTTCAGGCATCAGCGGCGGATGGGCCGCCAAAGAATTGACCGAAAAAGGCTTACGCACCCTAATGCTCGAACGCGGTCGCGACGTAAAACATGTTGTCGATTATCCCACCACGATGTCCGCACCGTGGGAGATGACCCACCGTGGACGTCTGCCGCTCGAACTCGCTGAACGCGTGCCGATTCAGCGCAAAACGGGCCCGGCCGCCAATGAATACGGCAATCATTTTTTTGTCAAAGACGACGAGCATCCTTATACCCAAATCAAGCCCTTTGACTGGACACGCGGCTATCAGGTAGGCGGTAAATCGCTGATGTGGGCGCGGTGGGTACAGCGCTGGAACGAAGATAATTTTGAAGAAAATGCCCGCGAAGGCATCGGGGTTGATTGGCCCATTCGTTACAAAGACCTCGCACCGTGGTACAGCTACGTTGAGCGTTTTATTGGGGTTTCGGGCAATAAAGACGGCATTAAATCCTTGCCCGACGGCGAGTTTTTGCCGCCTTTTGAGCTTAATTGCCTTGAAAAACATTTCCAAAAAACCGTTGCCAATAAATACAACGACCGGCATTTTATCATCAGTCGCACCGCCAATTTAAGCAAGCCTTCGGCGATTCATACCGCCTTGGGACGCGCGGCCTGCCAGTCCCGCAACTGGTGCAGCCGTGGCTGTCCTTATGGGGCTTATTTCAGTACCCAATCCTCCACCCTTCCAGCCGCTATAAAAACAGGTAAGCTGACATTACGCCCGTTTTCGATTGTTCATTCGATTATTTACGACGAAAAAAAGGGAAAGGCCACGGGAGTACGCGTCATTGACACCAATACCTTAGAAATGACGGAGTTTTATGCCCGCATTATTTTTGTCAATGCCGCTACCATCAACAGTACCGCCATTTTAATGAATTCTACTTCGGGGCGTTTTCCCAACGGTTTGGGCAACGACAGCGGCGCGCTGGGCCGTTATTTGATGGACCATAATTACCGAATTCGGGTGAGTGGCATTTACGAAGGACCAGAGTTTAATGATAGCTATTATTTTGGTCGTCGGCCCGCAGGCTCGTATGTACCTCGCTTCAGAAATCTCGGAAATGACCGACAAAAAGACTTCGTACGCGGCTATGCCTATGCCTGCGGAGCGGGGCGCCAAGGTTGGGAGCGTTGCAACGGAACAGAAAGTTTTGGGGCGGATTTTAAAGAAAGTATGACCAAGCCCGGCCCCTGGACATTCAGCATGACTGGCATGGGAGAAATGCTCCCGCACGTGGACAACAAAATTGAACTTGACCCTGATAAAAAGGATAAATGGGGAATGCCAACGCTGAAAATTGATTGCCAATGGCACGAAAATGAAGATAAAATGGTGTTGGATGCGCTCAGCCAAGCGCAGGAAATGATGCACAATGCGGGAATTAAAGTTACGGCGGCGTTTGATAACCACCAAGCCCCAGGGCTTGCCATCCACGAAATGGGCACCGCCCGCATGGGCCGCGACCCCAAAACATCGGTTCTCAACGGCTTCAATCAGGTTCACGCCTGCAAGAATGTATTTGTCACAGATGGCGCAAGCATGGCTTCATCGGCCTGCCAAAATCCATCGCTGACGTACATGGCCCTCACGGCACGCGCCGCTGACCATGCCGTCAAAGAAATGAAAAAAATGAACCTGTAA
- a CDS encoding AAA family ATPase, translated as MNLPFEGTDKYVATRELSVAVNAAVSLQKPLLLKGEPGTGKTMLAYEVAKALGKRLITWHIKSTTNAHQGLYEYDAVSRLRDSQLGDKRVYSVENYIKKGKLWEAFESEEQVVLLIDEIDKADIEFPNDLLQELDRMEFYCYELDRTIAAKQRPIVIITSNNEKELPDAFLRRCFFHFIRFPDRDTMQQIVHVHYPELDKELLERAMKAFFAVRDVKALKKKPSTSELLDWIKLLLWAKVSADDLKDLESLPEVPPFLGALLKNEQDNDLYAALRAKGFKPY; from the coding sequence ATGAACCTCCCCTTTGAAGGAACTGATAAATACGTAGCAACCCGCGAATTGTCGGTCGCGGTCAATGCTGCCGTTAGCTTACAAAAGCCACTTTTGTTGAAAGGTGAACCGGGTACTGGCAAAACCATGCTGGCTTACGAAGTGGCCAAAGCACTGGGTAAACGGCTCATAACGTGGCATATAAAATCAACCACCAATGCGCATCAGGGGCTTTATGAATACGATGCTGTATCGCGTTTGCGGGATTCGCAATTGGGCGACAAGCGCGTATACAGCGTCGAAAACTACATCAAAAAGGGCAAATTATGGGAGGCATTTGAGTCGGAAGAACAAGTGGTGTTGCTGATTGATGAAATTGACAAAGCCGATATTGAATTTCCCAATGACCTTTTGCAGGAACTCGACCGCATGGAGTTTTACTGTTATGAACTCGACCGTACCATCGCGGCCAAACAGCGCCCGATTGTCATCATTACTTCAAACAACGAAAAAGAATTGCCAGATGCGTTTTTGCGGCGGTGCTTTTTCCACTTTATTCGTTTTCCCGACCGTGATACCATGCAGCAAATTGTACATGTGCATTATCCCGAACTGGACAAAGAGCTGCTAGAACGCGCCATGAAAGCATTTTTTGCCGTGCGCGACGTAAAAGCCCTGAAAAAGAAACCTTCTACGAGCGAACTACTGGATTGGATAAAATTGCTTTTGTGGGCAAAGGTCTCCGCCGACGACCTCAAAGACCTCGAATCTCTGCCCGAAGTGCCACCGTTTTTGGGTGCTTTGCTCAAAAATGAACAAGACAATGATTTGTACGCGGCCCTCCGGGCAAAGGGTTTTAAACCGTATTAA
- a CDS encoding VWA domain-containing protein, with protein MFLEFFLLLKKHALPVSIGEYLNLLEGLKRQVIDMSAEEFYYFSRTALIKNEMHYDLFDRLFAEYFQNAQTVEAKIMETHLPPEWFKDALSRELTDEEKEMIERMGGLEKLFERFQQLLQEQNERHDGGNTWIGTGGTSPFGNNGYNPEGFRVKGPSAGNRTATKVWENREYKNYDEDLELNTRNMKMALRRLRILTREGVDEELDMNATIEGTSRNAGILDIHMHPSRKNNVKVLLLLDVGGSMDEHIEQCSKLFSAAKYQFKHIEYFYFHNAFTKPFGATIPAEVHAYLRWRYCINTTKNTK; from the coding sequence ATGTTTTTAGAATTCTTCTTACTGCTAAAAAAACACGCCTTGCCCGTTTCTATCGGGGAGTACTTGAACCTGTTGGAAGGGCTCAAACGACAGGTGATTGACATGAGTGCGGAGGAGTTCTATTATTTCAGTCGCACGGCGCTCATCAAAAACGAGATGCACTATGATTTGTTTGATCGCCTTTTTGCCGAGTATTTCCAAAATGCCCAAACTGTCGAAGCAAAAATAATGGAGACCCATTTGCCGCCCGAATGGTTTAAAGATGCGCTGTCGCGCGAGTTGACCGACGAAGAAAAAGAGATGATAGAACGGATGGGCGGCTTAGAAAAGCTTTTTGAGCGGTTTCAGCAATTGCTTCAAGAACAAAATGAACGTCACGACGGAGGCAATACTTGGATTGGTACGGGTGGGACTTCACCTTTTGGCAACAATGGCTATAACCCAGAGGGTTTTCGGGTAAAAGGGCCTTCTGCGGGCAACCGTACGGCCACCAAAGTTTGGGAAAATCGGGAGTATAAAAATTACGATGAAGACCTCGAACTCAACACCCGCAACATGAAAATGGCCCTGAGGCGGTTGCGAATTTTGACCCGCGAAGGTGTAGACGAAGAGCTTGATATGAATGCCACCATCGAAGGCACCAGCCGCAACGCTGGCATTCTGGACATTCACATGCATCCGTCGCGCAAAAACAACGTTAAAGTGTTACTGTTGTTGGACGTAGGCGGTTCGATGGATGAGCACATCGAGCAATGCTCAAAATTGTTTTCGGCGGCTAAGTACCAGTTCAAACACATCGAATATTTTTATTTTCATAACGCGTTTACGAAACCCTTTGGCGCGACAATACCCGCCGAAGTTCACGCGTACCTACGTTGGAGGTATTGCATAAATACAACAAAGAATACAAAGTGA